The proteins below come from a single Anopheles ziemanni unplaced genomic scaffold, idAnoZiCoDA_A2_x.2 scaffold_143_ctg1, whole genome shotgun sequence genomic window:
- the LOC131292909 gene encoding uncharacterized protein LOC131292909 has translation MIHHSPERATRVANDGSEGTSASNEDANAIPDKNVTTISGAPKIPPPLMDTSNLEGFFLSVEYWFAAAGILDTQDAKRFNFVMAQVPQKTLVELKSKFEMLPAKNKYDFAKRTLTEHFSESQQRRMQRVLSEMALGDAKPSQLYYDMRRVANGSISDELLLDLWAARLPANIQQLVVANQGPASEKLAIADAVMESQRWRPINAIETAPKRGQLAEPGSQRNEGHMHAPCLEAWNEIKSELSNIKALISNGSHCAKRSSTPARHSRESSPRRTRSTSRTGSNTGLCWYHEHHGARATKCRHPCTFKVTSNQP, from the coding sequence ATGATTCATCACAGCCCTGAACGAGCCACACGCGTGGCCAACGATGGATCGGAAGGTACATCGGCTAGCAATGAGGATGCAAATGCAATACCCGACAAAAACGTGACGACGATCTCTGGTGCGCCGAAAATCCCTCCACCGCTTATGGACACCAGCAACCTGGAAGGTTTTTTCTTGTCGGTGGAATACTGGTTCGCTGCCGCCGGTATTCTTGACACCCAGGATGCGAAACGATTCAATTTCGTGATGGCCCAGGTACCGCAGAAAACACTGGTTGAATTAAAATCGAAGTTCGAAATGCTGCCAGCGAAAAACAAGTACGATTTCGCGAAAAGAACGCTGACGGAACACTTTAGCGAATCGCAACAAAGGCGTATGCAACGCGTGCTGTCAGAGATGGCGCTTGGTGACGCCAAGCCTTCCCAGCTGTACTACGACATGCGGCGGGTGGCTAATGGGTCAATCTCTGATGAGTTGTTGCTCGATCTTTGGGCTGCCCGGCTCCCTGCTAACATACAACAGCTGGTAGTAGCAAATCAGGGCCCAGCTAGTGAAAAATTGGCCATCGCCGACGCGGTAATGGAATCGCAACGCTGGCGTCCTATTAACGCGATCGAAACTGCGCCCAAGCGTGGGCAACTAGCTGAGCCAGGCAGTCAACGCAACGAAGGGCACATGCACGCGCCGTGCCTGGAGGCGTGGAATGAGATAAAGTCCGAACTAAGTAACATAAAAGCACTGATCAGTAACGGTAGCCACTGTGCCAAACGATCGTCAACTCCCGCCAGACATTCACGTGAATCCTCTCCTCGACGAACGCGTAGCACCAGCCGCACAGGATCAAACACCGGACTGTGTTGGTATCACGAGCATCATGGTGCTCGCGCAACGAAGTGCCGACATCCGTGTACCTTTAAGGTTACTTCCAACCAACCTTAG